A portion of the Francisella uliginis genome contains these proteins:
- a CDS encoding lytic transglycosylase domain-containing protein, whose amino-acid sequence MINKKFVTSCLLFLSVGIGYSLTTEQVQVSKKALKDLEAKNYKSYYYLKSKLKNTSIYPYFQYKEISSDPEIFKQDTIDAYFKQDNSKYWQDKLSDDLAEYYAQKQDWKLFKKYYKGDLGISGKCWSMQAEYDSGDKTQALKEYGNIWQNRVYMPSSCSVMQKYWDKSDYKPKSYLTNKAYTLAFANKFSDSLWLLNTYVKNNDDYVRYITAWKEATKNPAKLDQFINRFHNYRHFDKIFFDISKDLIRKDPTKYAKIWDNLKNKRYLSKKVKQECISVIAVSFARSQSPEAKQWLARVDKRYLDAIAWEWLLRVDLYNNNFAGYIKTYYQLPKKSQQDDAWRYWLAYSYDKQGQAAKAKKIYEELIKEPLNYYSFLASDKLNKPYNFGNNTADKLSNSETKKLLSQDATEQAIDLYQMGQYKDSTSIWRWSIRNKLKANQITEIKELARLAEDKHMYYAAIFNMAVIGKYDNIDMLFPKAFISIVDKNTKKFGIDRDLVLSIMRKESLFNIEAGSWAGAKGLMQVTEPTAKFIAKKYKLSLAGDKSKGMNSQIFIPQNNIKLGTANLYFLEKLFDKNTVLGIAAYNAGPGNVAKWLNEKEVPAPIWIENVPFGETRHYIRKVLMYMIVYNNFVFKDKKNHISTYLDYKLSEKQSFRK is encoded by the coding sequence GTGATTAATAAAAAGTTTGTAACAAGTTGTTTGTTATTTCTGTCTGTAGGTATTGGGTATAGCCTTACTACAGAGCAAGTTCAAGTTTCAAAAAAAGCATTGAAAGATTTAGAAGCAAAGAATTACAAGTCTTACTATTATCTAAAATCTAAGCTTAAAAATACTAGTATATATCCATATTTTCAGTATAAAGAAATCAGTAGTGATCCAGAAATTTTTAAACAAGATACAATTGATGCGTATTTTAAACAAGATAATAGTAAATATTGGCAAGATAAGCTTTCTGATGATTTAGCAGAATATTACGCACAAAAGCAAGACTGGAAGCTCTTTAAAAAGTATTATAAAGGAGATCTTGGTATCTCAGGTAAATGCTGGAGCATGCAAGCTGAATATGATTCAGGAGACAAGACGCAAGCATTAAAAGAGTATGGTAATATTTGGCAAAATCGTGTCTATATGCCTTCTAGTTGCTCAGTGATGCAAAAATATTGGGATAAATCAGACTATAAGCCAAAATCTTATTTAACAAACAAAGCTTATACTCTTGCATTTGCTAACAAGTTTAGTGATAGCTTGTGGTTGTTAAATACTTATGTTAAAAATAATGATGATTATGTTCGTTATATTACAGCATGGAAAGAGGCTACAAAAAATCCTGCTAAGTTAGATCAGTTTATAAATAGATTTCATAATTATAGACATTTTGACAAAATATTTTTTGATATATCAAAAGATCTTATCCGAAAAGATCCAACAAAATATGCAAAAATTTGGGACAACTTAAAAAACAAAAGATATTTAAGTAAAAAAGTTAAACAAGAATGTATATCTGTAATAGCTGTTAGTTTTGCAAGATCACAATCACCAGAAGCAAAACAGTGGTTAGCAAGAGTTGATAAACGTTATTTAGATGCTATAGCATGGGAATGGTTATTAAGAGTAGATTTGTATAATAATAATTTTGCAGGTTATATAAAAACATATTACCAGTTGCCAAAAAAATCTCAACAAGATGATGCTTGGAGATATTGGTTAGCATATAGCTATGATAAGCAAGGACAAGCTGCAAAAGCTAAAAAGATATATGAAGAGCTAATTAAAGAACCTTTAAATTATTATTCATTCTTAGCTTCTGATAAACTCAATAAGCCATATAACTTTGGTAATAATACTGCTGACAAATTAAGTAATAGTGAGACTAAAAAATTATTATCTCAAGATGCTACTGAGCAAGCTATTGATTTATACCAGATGGGTCAATATAAAGACTCTACAAGTATATGGCGTTGGAGCATAAGAAATAAATTAAAAGCAAACCAGATTACTGAAATTAAAGAGCTTGCACGTTTAGCTGAAGATAAACATATGTATTATGCAGCTATATTTAATATGGCTGTAATTGGTAAGTATGATAATATCGATATGCTTTTCCCTAAGGCATTTATAAGTATTGTTGATAAAAATACTAAGAAGTTTGGTATTGATAGAGATCTTGTACTTTCAATTATGCGTAAAGAATCTTTATTTAATATAGAAGCTGGATCTTGGGCTGGTGCAAAAGGTTTAATGCAAGTTACTGAACCTACAGCTAAATTTATTGCTAAAAAATATAAATTATCTTTAGCTGGGGATAAATCTAAAGGGATGAATAGTCAGATATTTATTCCTCAGAATAATATTAAGTTAGGTACAGCAAACCTATATTTCCTAGAGAAGTTATTTGATAAAAATACAGTGCTTGGAATAGCTGCATATAATGCAGGACCTGGTAATGTAGCTAAATGGTTGAACGAAAAAGAAGTTCCGGCACCAATTTGGATAGAAAATGTTCCATTTGGTGAGACTAGACATTATATAAGAAAAGTACTAATGTATATGATAGTTTATAACAACTTTGTCTTTAAAGACAAAAAGAATCATATTAGTACATACTTAGATTATAAATTATCTGAAAAACAGAGCTTTAGAAAATAA
- a CDS encoding exo-alpha-sialidase, which produces MKNKLSLVVLFGFIYLILMIIFYNLNNQHSYHFSISTPTNKEISKDISVKTIANLDYLKYNHASSVTTSGNTLFVTWYSGDHETAPNTNIMLATAKKIDGHWKFSKTRSVMNRQEFQSIFKKHIHHLGNPIIYAQGKKIWLIFTSSTGGWVTSSLNTMYSTDQGKTWSKPKLVIASPIFNFSTLTRGSAIKLDNGNFAVPVYKEFNNLNGRWFIFDGEGHLIKVSEMTNDGVNLQPTVVPLSKTHALAFYRQMYSSIKKIYTNQTQDSGQTWTTVKPTKLNNPDSGIAAIKTKNGILLAYNNASSGRSNLSLAYKSDNSQDWKNIYTFPNKAKGELSYPAFTFYKNSIILSFSDKLKKTIRVVEIQGEKTDA; this is translated from the coding sequence ATGAAAAACAAGCTAAGTTTAGTTGTTCTATTTGGTTTTATATATTTAATCTTAATGATTATTTTTTATAATTTAAATAATCAGCATAGTTATCATTTTTCAATCTCAACTCCAACAAATAAAGAGATCTCAAAAGATATAAGTGTAAAGACTATTGCTAACTTAGATTATCTAAAATATAACCATGCATCATCGGTAACAACATCTGGAAATACTCTTTTTGTGACTTGGTATAGTGGTGACCATGAGACAGCTCCAAATACAAACATAATGCTAGCAACAGCTAAGAAAATAGATGGTCATTGGAAATTCTCTAAAACAAGATCTGTTATGAATCGCCAAGAATTTCAGTCTATATTTAAAAAACATATTCATCACTTAGGCAACCCTATCATATATGCCCAAGGTAAAAAAATATGGTTAATTTTCACCTCATCTACCGGTGGCTGGGTTACATCTTCTTTAAATACTATGTATTCAACAGATCAAGGTAAAACTTGGAGCAAACCTAAACTAGTTATTGCTTCTCCTATTTTTAACTTCAGTACTCTTACTAGAGGTTCTGCTATTAAATTAGATAATGGTAATTTTGCAGTGCCTGTATATAAGGAGTTTAACAATCTCAATGGAAGATGGTTTATTTTTGATGGTGAAGGCCATCTTATAAAAGTATCAGAAATGACTAATGATGGCGTAAACTTACAACCAACTGTAGTACCTTTATCAAAAACACATGCTTTAGCTTTCTATAGACAAATGTATAGTTCCATTAAAAAGATCTACACAAATCAAACTCAAGATAGTGGACAAACCTGGACTACAGTAAAACCTACAAAACTTAATAATCCAGACTCAGGAATCGCTGCGATAAAAACTAAAAATGGCATACTTCTAGCTTACAATAATGCTAGCTCTGGTAGATCGAATCTTAGCCTAGCCTATAAATCAGATAACTCGCAAGATTGGAAAAATATATATACTTTTCCCAATAAGGCCAAAGGTGAGCTATCTTACCCAGCTTTTACTTTTTATAAAAATAGTATTATTTTATCATTCTCAGATAAGTTAAAGAAAACAATAAGAGTTGTTGAGATTCAAGGAGAAAAAACTGATGCTTAA
- a CDS encoding lytic transglycosylase domain-containing protein, producing MCFKKLVICSVSFFWILSYGLTDRQINDVKRQLKQIQQKQNNNYLQTKSSLKDINLDSYLKYKDISQNPEVFTQEQITNYINAHQNEYWASALCDDLAIHYAKNKNWKLFKKFYDGNLETDGKCWIAQDSKDDKFRQNAIIDFTKFQKDQPPSALECTDISTYWKGYSNKGKGCVIDKAYTLAFSDSFDNALTLLNKHVKQPSYNDYINAWKEVTNNPQNLDEFIAKYHDYPKFSEVLIEISEDLTKHNPQKYAKIWQGLKNTKYLDTKLYSQAVLPIAVSLAKNHDTASEQWFSKVDSKYYSNDAWQWLLRADLYNSDFKNYIKTYQKLPKHLQKESVWKYWLAYSYAKNGYKPKANAIYQKLANKKGFDYYVLLSADALGQPYDLGSKKAAIISKPKYSELLKDNSVHQAVALYNAKKYKDSTKLWRWIIRHKFNSKDRFQVYDLAELAAYNKMHYQAIFAMGMLGAKSRLELLFPDPFVDLVSQQSKKYDLEESLIFAIMRRESLFYREASSSVGAKGLMQVTNSTAGFIAKRYRLTDFEEQQIYNSTVNIKVGSANLDFLAGLFKDNIVLSIAAYNAGPGNVAKWLTDKEIPAKQWIENVPFVETRNYLRHVLSNMVVYDNLVLKNDNVRLSDLLQTKLSDKLSFKK from the coding sequence TTGTGTTTTAAAAAGCTTGTTATTTGTAGTGTTAGTTTTTTCTGGATTTTATCTTACGGTCTAACAGATAGGCAAATTAATGATGTAAAACGGCAACTTAAACAAATACAGCAGAAACAAAACAACAATTATTTACAGACTAAATCAAGTTTAAAAGATATCAACCTAGATAGTTATCTTAAATATAAAGATATATCACAAAATCCAGAAGTATTCACACAAGAACAAATTACTAATTATATAAATGCTCATCAAAATGAGTACTGGGCATCTGCTTTATGTGATGATTTAGCTATACATTATGCTAAAAATAAAAACTGGAAGCTATTTAAAAAGTTTTATGATGGTAACTTAGAAACTGATGGTAAGTGTTGGATAGCTCAAGATAGTAAAGATGATAAATTTAGGCAGAATGCTATTATAGATTTTACTAAATTTCAAAAAGATCAGCCACCGTCAGCTTTAGAGTGTACAGATATTAGTACATACTGGAAAGGTTATTCAAATAAAGGCAAAGGTTGTGTTATAGATAAAGCTTATACTTTAGCTTTTAGTGATAGTTTTGATAATGCTCTAACATTACTTAATAAACATGTTAAACAGCCATCATATAATGATTATATAAATGCCTGGAAAGAGGTTACAAATAATCCTCAAAATTTAGATGAGTTTATTGCCAAATATCATGATTATCCTAAGTTTAGTGAGGTGTTGATAGAGATATCAGAAGATTTAACAAAACATAATCCACAGAAATATGCAAAAATATGGCAAGGATTAAAAAATACAAAATATTTAGATACTAAACTTTATAGCCAAGCTGTATTACCTATAGCTGTTAGCTTAGCTAAAAATCATGATACAGCTTCAGAGCAATGGTTTTCAAAAGTTGATAGTAAGTATTACAGTAATGATGCTTGGCAATGGTTATTAAGGGCAGACTTATATAATTCAGACTTTAAAAACTATATTAAAACATACCAAAAGTTACCTAAGCATTTACAAAAAGAAAGTGTCTGGAAATATTGGTTAGCATATAGTTATGCTAAAAATGGCTATAAGCCAAAGGCCAATGCTATTTATCAAAAACTTGCTAATAAAAAAGGTTTTGATTATTACGTTTTATTATCTGCAGATGCTCTAGGTCAACCATATGATTTAGGTTCTAAAAAAGCAGCTATAATATCTAAACCGAAGTATTCTGAACTATTAAAAGACAATAGTGTTCATCAAGCAGTAGCTCTTTACAATGCAAAGAAATATAAAGATTCTACTAAATTATGGCGTTGGATTATTAGGCATAAATTTAATAGTAAAGATAGATTTCAAGTTTATGATCTAGCAGAGTTAGCAGCATATAATAAAATGCACTATCAAGCTATTTTTGCTATGGGTATGTTAGGGGCTAAGAGCCGTTTGGAGCTTTTATTTCCTGATCCATTTGTAGATCTTGTAAGCCAACAGTCAAAAAAATATGATTTAGAAGAGTCTCTAATATTTGCAATTATGCGTAGAGAATCTTTATTTTATCGAGAGGCTAGTTCATCAGTAGGTGCAAAGGGGTTGATGCAAGTTACAAATTCAACAGCAGGTTTTATTGCAAAAAGATATAGACTAACTGATTTTGAAGAGCAACAAATATATAACTCTACTGTTAATATTAAAGTAGGTAGTGCTAATTTGGACTTTTTGGCAGGATTATTTAAAGATAATATAGTTTTAAGTATTGCTGCTTATAATGCAGGTCCAGGAAATGTTGCAAAATGGTTAACTGATAAAGAAATTCCTGCAAAACAATGGATAGAGAATGTCCCATTTGTTGAAACTAGAAACTATCTAAGACATGTTTTATCTAATATGGTAGTTTATGATAATTTGGTACTAAAAAATGACAATGTAAGGTTAAGTGATCTTTTGCAAACTAAGTTATCAGATAAACTTAGCTTTAAGAAGTAA
- a CDS encoding 5'-methylthioadenosine/adenosylhomocysteine nucleosidase: protein MKKIAILGAMEIEIQPILAKLDNYETVEYANNKYYLATYKDKELVIAYSKIGKVFSSLTATIMIEHFGVQALLFTGVAGGLQDLKVGDMIAATATVQHDVDITAFGYPHGKIPISEVEIKTSDMILRYAKDVAKDLGLDLHTGIIATGDQFISSAERKDFVVNEFDAKAIEMEGGSVNLVCNEMKIPSLILRSISDTADGDAPENFDEFAKNAAQKSANFVINLVERI, encoded by the coding sequence ATGAAAAAAATAGCAATTTTAGGAGCTATGGAAATAGAGATCCAACCAATATTAGCAAAGTTAGATAATTATGAAACAGTTGAATACGCGAATAATAAATATTATTTAGCAACATATAAGGATAAAGAACTTGTTATTGCTTATAGTAAAATTGGTAAAGTATTCTCAAGCCTAACAGCAACTATAATGATTGAGCATTTTGGTGTCCAGGCTTTACTCTTTACAGGTGTTGCTGGTGGCTTACAAGATTTAAAAGTAGGTGATATGATTGCTGCAACTGCTACTGTACAGCATGATGTTGATATTACAGCATTCGGTTATCCTCACGGTAAGATTCCTATATCAGAAGTAGAGATTAAAACTTCAGATATGATTCTTAGATATGCTAAAGATGTTGCGAAAGACCTTGGACTTGATCTTCATACTGGAATTATAGCAACAGGAGATCAGTTTATTAGCTCAGCAGAGAGGAAAGATTTTGTTGTTAATGAATTTGATGCAAAAGCAATAGAAATGGAAGGGGGCAGTGTCAATCTTGTATGCAATGAAATGAAAATTCCAAGTTTAATTTTAAGAAGTATTTCAGATACTGCAGATGGTGATGCTCCAGAAAATTTTGATGAATTTGCGAAAAATGCTGCGCAAAAGTCAGCAAATTTTGTTATAAATTTAGTTGAGAGGATATAA
- the parC gene encoding DNA topoisomerase IV subunit A encodes MDLFSSLENKQSVGEFSEQAYLNYSMYVILDRALPHISDGLKPVQRRIIYAMSEIGLSHLSKYKKSARTVGDVLGKYHPHGDSACYEAMVLMAQDFSYRYPFIDGQGNWGSVDDPKSFAAMRYTESRLSKYAVLLLDELKKGTVDWVKNFDGTMDEPKLLPAQVPNILLNGAMGIAVGMSTYIPPHNITEIINACLHLLSNPKSSIEDVLEIVEAPDYPGGANIISTREEIADVYKSGTGSIRQQAVYDYDSNGNVVITKLPHQVSSASVMEQIANQLKQQKITWIKNIQDESDDKEPVKIVLYSGTTKKNIKKIIGHLLATTDLEKSFRVNMNMIGLDYKPKVKNLLDILTEWLEYRRQTLRRRLQTSLDKVLARLHILEGLLIAFLNIDEVIEIIRNYDDPSIEMQNRFSLSEIQAEAILNIRLRKLAKIEEIEIKKEQKELAKEKELLEGYLNSEIKFRNLMKKEFKQILKDFGDDRRSKLIHVEKAQALEEKDLIPSEKVTVILSKAGWVRCAKGDNVDPKGLNYKPEDKPFLAVSGNSNIKVVFFTKLGKAYSMYIDKFPSARGYGEHITTYIPLDKKDEIINMEFVNIASHFLIASVSGKGFVIAAEDLIANKVTGKNIFDGDDVFKFIPFAENLKMLGVSSNGRTVIRDFANFAVLKKGKGKAIIRLDKKDKLKFVELLSSEQEVILNAGKRFIRIDNKNMETYLTDKPSGGGVLLPQGFRKVTKIEIEG; translated from the coding sequence ATGGATTTATTCTCAAGTTTAGAAAACAAGCAATCTGTAGGAGAGTTTTCAGAACAGGCATATCTAAACTATTCAATGTATGTAATATTAGATAGGGCATTACCACATATATCTGATGGTTTGAAACCTGTACAAAGACGTATTATCTACGCAATGAGTGAAATTGGCTTAAGTCATTTGTCTAAATATAAAAAGTCAGCACGTACAGTAGGCGATGTATTAGGTAAATACCATCCTCATGGTGATAGTGCATGTTATGAAGCAATGGTTTTGATGGCACAAGATTTCTCTTATCGTTATCCTTTTATTGATGGTCAGGGTAACTGGGGATCAGTGGATGATCCAAAATCATTTGCGGCAATGCGTTATACTGAGTCACGTTTATCTAAATATGCCGTTTTGTTATTAGATGAGCTTAAAAAAGGTACTGTTGATTGGGTTAAAAACTTTGATGGTACTATGGATGAGCCTAAGCTTTTACCTGCTCAAGTACCAAATATTTTACTAAATGGTGCTATGGGTATTGCAGTGGGGATGTCGACATATATACCACCGCATAATATCACAGAGATTATTAATGCTTGTTTACACTTGTTGTCAAATCCTAAGTCCTCAATAGAAGATGTCTTAGAGATTGTTGAGGCACCAGATTATCCAGGTGGTGCAAATATAATTAGTACTAGAGAAGAAATAGCGGATGTTTATAAATCTGGTACAGGCTCAATCAGACAGCAAGCAGTATATGATTATGATAGTAATGGTAATGTTGTGATTACAAAGCTACCTCATCAAGTATCAAGTGCCTCGGTTATGGAGCAAATAGCAAATCAGCTTAAGCAGCAAAAAATTACCTGGATTAAAAATATTCAAGATGAATCTGATGATAAAGAACCTGTTAAGATAGTTTTATATTCTGGAACTACAAAGAAAAATATTAAGAAAATAATTGGACACTTATTAGCAACGACTGATCTTGAGAAAAGTTTCCGTGTCAATATGAATATGATCGGTTTAGACTATAAACCTAAAGTTAAAAACCTCTTAGATATTTTAACTGAATGGCTTGAGTATCGTAGACAAACTTTACGTAGAAGGTTACAAACTAGTCTAGATAAGGTACTTGCACGCTTACATATTTTAGAAGGTTTACTTATAGCATTTTTAAATATAGATGAAGTGATTGAGATTATCAGAAACTACGATGATCCAAGTATTGAGATGCAAAATAGATTTTCTCTTTCAGAAATTCAAGCTGAAGCAATCTTAAATATAAGGCTGCGTAAATTAGCAAAAATTGAAGAAATTGAGATTAAGAAAGAGCAAAAAGAATTAGCTAAAGAAAAAGAACTTTTAGAGGGGTATTTAAATAGCGAAATTAAGTTTAGAAACTTAATGAAAAAAGAGTTTAAGCAAATCTTAAAAGATTTTGGTGATGATAGGCGCTCTAAACTTATACACGTAGAAAAAGCCCAAGCATTAGAAGAAAAAGATCTAATACCTAGTGAAAAAGTTACAGTAATTTTATCAAAAGCTGGCTGGGTTAGATGTGCAAAAGGTGATAATGTTGATCCTAAAGGTTTGAATTATAAGCCAGAGGATAAACCTTTTCTTGCTGTTTCAGGTAATAGTAATATTAAAGTGGTATTTTTTACAAAGCTTGGTAAAGCTTATTCGATGTATATCGATAAATTCCCTTCAGCTAGAGGTTATGGCGAACATATAACTACATATATTCCATTAGATAAAAAAGATGAAATTATCAATATGGAATTTGTTAATATAGCTTCGCATTTCTTAATTGCAAGTGTTAGTGGTAAAGGCTTTGTTATTGCTGCAGAAGATCTTATAGCAAATAAAGTTACTGGTAAAAATATCTTTGATGGTGATGATGTATTTAAATTTATACCATTTGCTGAAAATTTAAAGATGCTTGGTGTAAGTTCTAATGGTCGAACAGTCATCCGAGATTTTGCTAATTTTGCTGTACTTAAAAAAGGTAAAGGTAAAGCGATTATTAGACTTGATAAAAAAGATAAGCTTAAGTTTGTAGAGCTGTTAAGTTCAGAACAAGAAGTTATCTTAAACGCAGGTAAGAGATTTATACGTATAGATAATAAAAATATGGAGACATATTTGACAGATAAACCTTCTGGTGGAGGAGTGCTTTTACCTCAAGGATTTAGAAAAGTAACAAAAATAGAGATAGAAGGTTAA
- the map gene encoding type I methionyl aminopeptidase yields the protein MSEIIIKTPEEIEKMRVAGKLAAEVLEMITPYVKEGITTGELDKICHDYIVNEQDAYPAPLNYHGFPKSVCTSINHVVCHGIPADKKLKKGDILNIDVTVKKDGYHGDTSKMFMIGEPSVMAKKLVEVTHECLWKGIEVVKPGNHFGDIGAVIEKHAKKFGYSIVDAFCGHGIGASFHEPPHVMHHGKAGTGDEIKEGMIFTIEPMINIGKRAVSVLKDGWTAVTKDRSLSAQWEHTILVTKDGYEVLTLREEEKV from the coding sequence ATGAGTGAAATAATTATAAAAACACCTGAAGAAATTGAAAAAATGCGTGTTGCTGGGAAATTAGCAGCTGAAGTTTTAGAGATGATTACTCCATATGTGAAAGAAGGTATCACAACTGGAGAGTTAGATAAGATATGTCATGATTATATTGTTAATGAGCAAGATGCGTATCCAGCGCCGCTTAACTATCATGGTTTTCCTAAGTCAGTATGTACATCTATTAACCATGTTGTTTGTCATGGTATACCCGCTGATAAAAAGCTTAAGAAAGGTGATATTTTAAATATCGATGTGACGGTTAAAAAAGATGGTTATCACGGTGATACTAGTAAGATGTTTATGATTGGTGAACCGTCTGTAATGGCTAAGAAATTAGTTGAAGTTACACATGAATGTTTATGGAAGGGTATTGAAGTAGTCAAGCCAGGGAATCATTTTGGTGATATTGGTGCAGTTATCGAGAAACATGCTAAAAAGTTTGGTTATTCGATAGTTGATGCTTTTTGTGGGCATGGTATTGGAGCTAGTTTTCATGAGCCACCTCATGTTATGCATCATGGTAAAGCTGGTACTGGAGATGAAATAAAAGAAGGTATGATCTTTACGATCGAACCAATGATAAATATTGGTAAAAGAGCAGTTTCAGTTTTAAAAGATGGTTGGACAGCAGTTACTAAAGATAGATCTCTTTCTGCTCAGTGGGAGCATACTATATTAGTGACTAAAGATGGTTATGAAGTTTTGACTTTAAGAGAAGAAGAAAAAGTATAA
- the ilvY gene encoding HTH-type transcriptional activator IlvY, translated as MIDKKKLNAFKILAETLHFGKASEKCFLTPSALTRLIQRIEQEMEVVLFERDNRNIRLTDAGKIYYQFAKEMLQKYEDLNCILHPKKGQVVGDIRLSCTVTASYVVLPNIIKKLHINYPGIKIQLTTGSIKNCTSHLEEDATDVIIAILSKDIPSNLCVKEVLTTKMVMIAPAVKKVNSLKQAIEKIPFIKPAHYIGGSNLDEWFRKQKLKPEVYGDVDGNEAILSLVSSGIGTSIVPEVILKHSHLSKSVNIIKTQGLPDISVGVVMRKEALASPVKKIFWEFVEKQDVIKI; from the coding sequence ATGATTGATAAAAAAAAATTAAATGCCTTTAAGATTCTGGCTGAGACTCTACATTTTGGTAAAGCAAGTGAGAAATGTTTCTTAACACCGTCAGCCTTAACCCGCCTTATCCAACGTATTGAACAAGAAATGGAGGTGGTACTTTTTGAAAGAGATAATAGAAATATTAGGCTAACAGATGCAGGTAAAATTTATTATCAGTTTGCTAAAGAAATGTTACAAAAATATGAAGATCTAAATTGTATACTACATCCTAAAAAGGGCCAGGTAGTTGGCGATATTAGGCTATCTTGTACCGTGACGGCATCATATGTGGTTTTACCAAATATCATTAAGAAGTTGCATATTAATTATCCAGGTATAAAGATACAGCTAACTACAGGTTCAATAAAAAACTGTACTAGCCATCTTGAAGAGGATGCAACAGATGTAATTATAGCTATTTTGTCAAAAGATATTCCTAGTAATCTTTGTGTTAAAGAAGTCTTAACTACAAAAATGGTAATGATTGCTCCTGCTGTAAAGAAAGTTAATAGTTTGAAGCAGGCAATTGAAAAGATACCCTTTATAAAGCCAGCCCACTATATTGGTGGTAGTAATTTAGATGAATGGTTTCGCAAGCAAAAATTAAAACCTGAAGTATATGGTGATGTTGATGGTAATGAGGCTATTTTGTCATTGGTATCATCTGGTATAGGAACTTCTATCGTGCCTGAGGTGATACTAAAACATAGTCATTTATCTAAATCTGTAAATATAATAAAAACTCAAGGTCTACCAGATATATCTGTTGGAGTAGTAATGAGAAAAGAAGCATTAGCCTCACCAGTGAAAAAAATATTTTGGGAATTTGTTGAGAAGCAAGATGTGATCAAGATTTAG